In a genomic window of Phalacrocorax aristotelis chromosome 8, bGulAri2.1, whole genome shotgun sequence:
- the LRP3 gene encoding low-density lipoprotein receptor-related protein 3 isoform X2 — MDLLQLLGDVPRLWEAGPCSGGLEQHTERRGVIYSPSWPLNYPPAVNCSWYIQGDSGDMITISFKNFDLEDSQKCAVDWLMIGPSSKREEYKVCGSSIPPSFISARDHVWIFFHSDASSSGQAQGFRLSYIRGKTGQAVCQSDEFHCANGKCIPSTWKCNSMDECGDNSDERNCTVPPTEPLSSICPSGMFQCSAAHSTKCLNNELRCNSVKDCSDGSDEDNCPDLSCGKTLGNFYGSFASPDLFRADHSRSDLRCTWYVDTQDNRHVLLQLDLQLGYNDYVKVYDGIGERGDKLMQTFSYHNNRHSVSVESSKGQLTVSYHARSKSAGHGFNATYQVKGYCLPWEHPCGSDEECFTDKQHCDGWWHCPNGKDEENCPACQKNEYPCEGNSGLCYSILDRCNNQKNCPDGSDEKNCFTCQPGNFHCGTNLCIFETWRCDGQEDCQDGSDEHNCLVIVPRKVITAALIGSLVCGLLLVIALGCAFKLYSLRTREYRAFETQMTRLEAEFVRREAPPSYGQLIAQGLIPPVEDFPVYNASQASVLQNIRTAMRRQMRRHSSRRSSSRRRLGRLWNRLFHRPRVRGQIPLLTAARTSQTTLGDGIINRADGTIRSTPPSPGGPSLEAGAHGQARDLQEAACSSLQPETEITEPSPSDVLPNTCTAASAEPEAGHADKSLGAETSGSELKQSSKVDSGKAFRDPLSESVTETIHGGSASGRTVPEGSSLNRSHPLSEEPCRLSLKKWESAYSDSPMNVHIQVDGQNQCCPNSYREEPLGIHAACCHSVEVPMLESSTPLSEINTSDDESLLLC; from the exons TTTTAAGAACTTTGATTTGGAAGACTCTCAGAAGTGTGCAGTAGACTGGTTGATGATTGGCCCATCTTCCAAGAGGGAGGAGTACAAAGTGTGTGGGTCTTCCATACCTCCGTCTTTCATCTCTGCAAGGGACCATGTTTGGATATTTTTTCACTCAGATGCATCAAGCTCAGGACAGGCTCAGGGATTTCGCCTTTCTTACATTAGAG GAAAGACAGGTCAGGCTGTATGCCAGTCAGATGAATTCCATTGTGCAAACGGAAAGTGTATTCCTAGTACTTGGAAGTGTAATTCCATGGATGAGTGTGGTGATAACTCGGATGAGAGAAACTGTACTGTCCCTCCAACAGAGCCTCTGTCCAGCATCTGTCCCTCAGGAATGTTCCAGTGCAGTGCAGCCCACTCCACCAAGTGCTTGAACAATGAGCTGAGATGTAATTCAGTTAAGGACTGCAGTGATGGTTCAGATGAAGATAATTGTCCTGATCTTTCCTGTGGCAAAACACTGGGTAATTTTTATGGATCTTTTGCTTCCCCAGACTTATTCCGTGCTGATCACAGCAGATCAGATCTTCGTTGCACGTGGTATGTGGACACACAAGATAATCGACATGTTCTGTTGCAGCTTGATTTGCAGTTAGGCTACAATGACTACGTAAAGGTGTATGATGGCATTGGAGAGAGAGGTGATAAAttaatgcaaacattttcatACCACAACAATAGGCATTCAGTGAGTGTGGAGTCATCAAAGGGCCAGCTTACTGTCTCATATCATGCCCGCTCCAAGAGCGCTGGCCATGGGTTCAATGCAACCTATCAGGTGAAAGGCTATTGCCTTCCTTGGGAACACCCTTGTGGAAGCGATGAGGAGTGTTTCACAGATAAGCAGCATTGTGATGGCTGGTGGCACTGCCCAAATGGCAAGGATGAGGAGAACTGTCCGGCTTGCCAGAAGAACGAATACCCATGTGAAGGAAACAGTGGGCTTTGTTACTCAATACTTGACCGCTGTAATAACCAAAAGAACTGCCCGGATGGCTCGGATGAAAAAAACTGCTTTACTTGCCAGCCAGGAAACTTCCACTGTGGTACAAATCTGTGCATCTTTGAGACTTGGCGCTGTGATGGCCAAGAAGACTGCCAGGATGGAAGCGATGAACATAACTGCCTGGTGATCGTTCCCAGGAAGGTCATCACAGCTGCTCTGATCGGGAGTCTCGTGTGTGGCTTGCTGCTGGTGATAGCACTGGGTTGtgcatttaaattatattctcTGAGGACCAGGGAATACAG AGCATTTGAGACCCAGATGACGCGGCTTGAGGCAGAGTTTGTGCGGCGGGAAGCTCCACCCTCCTACGGGCAGCTGATTGCACAAGGACTTATTCCCCCAGTTGAAGACTTCCCTGTGTATAATGCATCACAA gcttctgtgctgcagaacaTTCGAACAGCTATGAGGAGGCAGATGAGACGACACTCGTCAAGACGGAGCTCGTCTCGGCGGCGCTTGGGCAGGCTCTGGAACAGACTGTTCCACAGGCCTCGGGTGAGAGGACAGATCCCACTCCTGACGGCAGCTCGCACTTCACAGACTACACTGGGTGATGGAATCATAAACCGTGCTGATGGGACTATTCGCAGTACTCCACCTTCCCCTGGAGGACCTAGTTTAGAGGCAGGTGCCCATGGCCAAGCCAGGGACCTACAAGAAGCTGCATGTAGCAGCTTGCAGCCAGAGACTGAAATCACAGAGCCATCGCCTTCAGATGTCTTACCGAATACTTGCACAGCTGCATCTGCAGAGCCTGAGGCTGGACATGCTGATAAATCTTTAGGTGCCGAGACCTCTGGCAGTGAGCTTAAGCAGTCCAGTAAAGTGGATTCAGGAAAGGCTTTCAGAGATCCTTTGTCTGAAAGTGTTACAGAAACCATCCATGGAGGGTCAGCATCCGGGAGGACTGTGCCAGAGGGCAGTAGTTTAAATAGGAGTCATCCGCTGAGTGAAGAGCCATGTAGGTTATCCTTAAAAAAGTGGGAGTCTGCTTATTCAGACAGCCCTATGAATGTTCATATCCAAGTGGATGGACAAAACCAATGTTGCCCTAACTCGTACCGGGAGGAGCCTTTGGGTATTCATGCGGCTTGTTGCCATTCTGTGGAAGTGCCAATGTTAGAGTCCTCTACTCCCCTCTCTGAAATCAATACCAGTGATGATGAATCTTTACTTCTTTGCtaa
- the LRP3 gene encoding low-density lipoprotein receptor-related protein 3 isoform X3: MVLLRPGNNFKNFDLEDSQKCAVDWLMIGPSSKREEYKVCGSSIPPSFISARDHVWIFFHSDASSSGQAQGFRLSYIRGKTGQAVCQSDEFHCANGKCIPSTWKCNSMDECGDNSDERNCTVPPTEPLSSICPSGMFQCSAAHSTKCLNNELRCNSVKDCSDGSDEDNCPDLSCGKTLGNFYGSFASPDLFRADHSRSDLRCTWYVDTQDNRHVLLQLDLQLGYNDYVKVYDGIGERGDKLMQTFSYHNNRHSVSVESSKGQLTVSYHARSKSAGHGFNATYQVKGYCLPWEHPCGSDEECFTDKQHCDGWWHCPNGKDEENCPACQKNEYPCEGNSGLCYSILDRCNNQKNCPDGSDEKNCFTCQPGNFHCGTNLCIFETWRCDGQEDCQDGSDEHNCLVIVPRKVITAALIGSLVCGLLLVIALGCAFKLYSLRTREYRAFETQMTRLEAEFVRREAPPSYGQLIAQGLIPPVEDFPVYNASQASVLQNIRTAMRRQMRRHSSRRSSSRRRLGRLWNRLFHRPRVRGQIPLLTAARTSQTTLGDGIINRADGTIRSTPPSPGGPSLEAGAHGQARDLQEAACSSLQPETEITEPSPSDVLPNTCTAASAEPEAGHADKSLGAETSGSELKQSSKVDSGKAFRDPLSESVTETIHGGSASGRTVPEGSSLNRSHPLSEEPCRLSLKKWESAYSDSPMNVHIQVDGQNQCCPNSYREEPLGIHAACCHSVEVPMLESSTPLSEINTSDDESLLLC; the protein is encoded by the exons TTTTAAGAACTTTGATTTGGAAGACTCTCAGAAGTGTGCAGTAGACTGGTTGATGATTGGCCCATCTTCCAAGAGGGAGGAGTACAAAGTGTGTGGGTCTTCCATACCTCCGTCTTTCATCTCTGCAAGGGACCATGTTTGGATATTTTTTCACTCAGATGCATCAAGCTCAGGACAGGCTCAGGGATTTCGCCTTTCTTACATTAGAG GAAAGACAGGTCAGGCTGTATGCCAGTCAGATGAATTCCATTGTGCAAACGGAAAGTGTATTCCTAGTACTTGGAAGTGTAATTCCATGGATGAGTGTGGTGATAACTCGGATGAGAGAAACTGTACTGTCCCTCCAACAGAGCCTCTGTCCAGCATCTGTCCCTCAGGAATGTTCCAGTGCAGTGCAGCCCACTCCACCAAGTGCTTGAACAATGAGCTGAGATGTAATTCAGTTAAGGACTGCAGTGATGGTTCAGATGAAGATAATTGTCCTGATCTTTCCTGTGGCAAAACACTGGGTAATTTTTATGGATCTTTTGCTTCCCCAGACTTATTCCGTGCTGATCACAGCAGATCAGATCTTCGTTGCACGTGGTATGTGGACACACAAGATAATCGACATGTTCTGTTGCAGCTTGATTTGCAGTTAGGCTACAATGACTACGTAAAGGTGTATGATGGCATTGGAGAGAGAGGTGATAAAttaatgcaaacattttcatACCACAACAATAGGCATTCAGTGAGTGTGGAGTCATCAAAGGGCCAGCTTACTGTCTCATATCATGCCCGCTCCAAGAGCGCTGGCCATGGGTTCAATGCAACCTATCAGGTGAAAGGCTATTGCCTTCCTTGGGAACACCCTTGTGGAAGCGATGAGGAGTGTTTCACAGATAAGCAGCATTGTGATGGCTGGTGGCACTGCCCAAATGGCAAGGATGAGGAGAACTGTCCGGCTTGCCAGAAGAACGAATACCCATGTGAAGGAAACAGTGGGCTTTGTTACTCAATACTTGACCGCTGTAATAACCAAAAGAACTGCCCGGATGGCTCGGATGAAAAAAACTGCTTTACTTGCCAGCCAGGAAACTTCCACTGTGGTACAAATCTGTGCATCTTTGAGACTTGGCGCTGTGATGGCCAAGAAGACTGCCAGGATGGAAGCGATGAACATAACTGCCTGGTGATCGTTCCCAGGAAGGTCATCACAGCTGCTCTGATCGGGAGTCTCGTGTGTGGCTTGCTGCTGGTGATAGCACTGGGTTGtgcatttaaattatattctcTGAGGACCAGGGAATACAG AGCATTTGAGACCCAGATGACGCGGCTTGAGGCAGAGTTTGTGCGGCGGGAAGCTCCACCCTCCTACGGGCAGCTGATTGCACAAGGACTTATTCCCCCAGTTGAAGACTTCCCTGTGTATAATGCATCACAA gcttctgtgctgcagaacaTTCGAACAGCTATGAGGAGGCAGATGAGACGACACTCGTCAAGACGGAGCTCGTCTCGGCGGCGCTTGGGCAGGCTCTGGAACAGACTGTTCCACAGGCCTCGGGTGAGAGGACAGATCCCACTCCTGACGGCAGCTCGCACTTCACAGACTACACTGGGTGATGGAATCATAAACCGTGCTGATGGGACTATTCGCAGTACTCCACCTTCCCCTGGAGGACCTAGTTTAGAGGCAGGTGCCCATGGCCAAGCCAGGGACCTACAAGAAGCTGCATGTAGCAGCTTGCAGCCAGAGACTGAAATCACAGAGCCATCGCCTTCAGATGTCTTACCGAATACTTGCACAGCTGCATCTGCAGAGCCTGAGGCTGGACATGCTGATAAATCTTTAGGTGCCGAGACCTCTGGCAGTGAGCTTAAGCAGTCCAGTAAAGTGGATTCAGGAAAGGCTTTCAGAGATCCTTTGTCTGAAAGTGTTACAGAAACCATCCATGGAGGGTCAGCATCCGGGAGGACTGTGCCAGAGGGCAGTAGTTTAAATAGGAGTCATCCGCTGAGTGAAGAGCCATGTAGGTTATCCTTAAAAAAGTGGGAGTCTGCTTATTCAGACAGCCCTATGAATGTTCATATCCAAGTGGATGGACAAAACCAATGTTGCCCTAACTCGTACCGGGAGGAGCCTTTGGGTATTCATGCGGCTTGTTGCCATTCTGTGGAAGTGCCAATGTTAGAGTCCTCTACTCCCCTCTCTGAAATCAATACCAGTGATGATGAATCTTTACTTCTTTGCtaa
- the LRP3 gene encoding low-density lipoprotein receptor-related protein 3 isoform X4, giving the protein MIGPSSKREEYKVCGSSIPPSFISARDHVWIFFHSDASSSGQAQGFRLSYIRGKTGQAVCQSDEFHCANGKCIPSTWKCNSMDECGDNSDERNCTVPPTEPLSSICPSGMFQCSAAHSTKCLNNELRCNSVKDCSDGSDEDNCPDLSCGKTLGNFYGSFASPDLFRADHSRSDLRCTWYVDTQDNRHVLLQLDLQLGYNDYVKVYDGIGERGDKLMQTFSYHNNRHSVSVESSKGQLTVSYHARSKSAGHGFNATYQVKGYCLPWEHPCGSDEECFTDKQHCDGWWHCPNGKDEENCPACQKNEYPCEGNSGLCYSILDRCNNQKNCPDGSDEKNCFTCQPGNFHCGTNLCIFETWRCDGQEDCQDGSDEHNCLVIVPRKVITAALIGSLVCGLLLVIALGCAFKLYSLRTREYRAFETQMTRLEAEFVRREAPPSYGQLIAQGLIPPVEDFPVYNASQASVLQNIRTAMRRQMRRHSSRRSSSRRRLGRLWNRLFHRPRVRGQIPLLTAARTSQTTLGDGIINRADGTIRSTPPSPGGPSLEAGAHGQARDLQEAACSSLQPETEITEPSPSDVLPNTCTAASAEPEAGHADKSLGAETSGSELKQSSKVDSGKAFRDPLSESVTETIHGGSASGRTVPEGSSLNRSHPLSEEPCRLSLKKWESAYSDSPMNVHIQVDGQNQCCPNSYREEPLGIHAACCHSVEVPMLESSTPLSEINTSDDESLLLC; this is encoded by the exons ATGATTGGCCCATCTTCCAAGAGGGAGGAGTACAAAGTGTGTGGGTCTTCCATACCTCCGTCTTTCATCTCTGCAAGGGACCATGTTTGGATATTTTTTCACTCAGATGCATCAAGCTCAGGACAGGCTCAGGGATTTCGCCTTTCTTACATTAGAG GAAAGACAGGTCAGGCTGTATGCCAGTCAGATGAATTCCATTGTGCAAACGGAAAGTGTATTCCTAGTACTTGGAAGTGTAATTCCATGGATGAGTGTGGTGATAACTCGGATGAGAGAAACTGTACTGTCCCTCCAACAGAGCCTCTGTCCAGCATCTGTCCCTCAGGAATGTTCCAGTGCAGTGCAGCCCACTCCACCAAGTGCTTGAACAATGAGCTGAGATGTAATTCAGTTAAGGACTGCAGTGATGGTTCAGATGAAGATAATTGTCCTGATCTTTCCTGTGGCAAAACACTGGGTAATTTTTATGGATCTTTTGCTTCCCCAGACTTATTCCGTGCTGATCACAGCAGATCAGATCTTCGTTGCACGTGGTATGTGGACACACAAGATAATCGACATGTTCTGTTGCAGCTTGATTTGCAGTTAGGCTACAATGACTACGTAAAGGTGTATGATGGCATTGGAGAGAGAGGTGATAAAttaatgcaaacattttcatACCACAACAATAGGCATTCAGTGAGTGTGGAGTCATCAAAGGGCCAGCTTACTGTCTCATATCATGCCCGCTCCAAGAGCGCTGGCCATGGGTTCAATGCAACCTATCAGGTGAAAGGCTATTGCCTTCCTTGGGAACACCCTTGTGGAAGCGATGAGGAGTGTTTCACAGATAAGCAGCATTGTGATGGCTGGTGGCACTGCCCAAATGGCAAGGATGAGGAGAACTGTCCGGCTTGCCAGAAGAACGAATACCCATGTGAAGGAAACAGTGGGCTTTGTTACTCAATACTTGACCGCTGTAATAACCAAAAGAACTGCCCGGATGGCTCGGATGAAAAAAACTGCTTTACTTGCCAGCCAGGAAACTTCCACTGTGGTACAAATCTGTGCATCTTTGAGACTTGGCGCTGTGATGGCCAAGAAGACTGCCAGGATGGAAGCGATGAACATAACTGCCTGGTGATCGTTCCCAGGAAGGTCATCACAGCTGCTCTGATCGGGAGTCTCGTGTGTGGCTTGCTGCTGGTGATAGCACTGGGTTGtgcatttaaattatattctcTGAGGACCAGGGAATACAG AGCATTTGAGACCCAGATGACGCGGCTTGAGGCAGAGTTTGTGCGGCGGGAAGCTCCACCCTCCTACGGGCAGCTGATTGCACAAGGACTTATTCCCCCAGTTGAAGACTTCCCTGTGTATAATGCATCACAA gcttctgtgctgcagaacaTTCGAACAGCTATGAGGAGGCAGATGAGACGACACTCGTCAAGACGGAGCTCGTCTCGGCGGCGCTTGGGCAGGCTCTGGAACAGACTGTTCCACAGGCCTCGGGTGAGAGGACAGATCCCACTCCTGACGGCAGCTCGCACTTCACAGACTACACTGGGTGATGGAATCATAAACCGTGCTGATGGGACTATTCGCAGTACTCCACCTTCCCCTGGAGGACCTAGTTTAGAGGCAGGTGCCCATGGCCAAGCCAGGGACCTACAAGAAGCTGCATGTAGCAGCTTGCAGCCAGAGACTGAAATCACAGAGCCATCGCCTTCAGATGTCTTACCGAATACTTGCACAGCTGCATCTGCAGAGCCTGAGGCTGGACATGCTGATAAATCTTTAGGTGCCGAGACCTCTGGCAGTGAGCTTAAGCAGTCCAGTAAAGTGGATTCAGGAAAGGCTTTCAGAGATCCTTTGTCTGAAAGTGTTACAGAAACCATCCATGGAGGGTCAGCATCCGGGAGGACTGTGCCAGAGGGCAGTAGTTTAAATAGGAGTCATCCGCTGAGTGAAGAGCCATGTAGGTTATCCTTAAAAAAGTGGGAGTCTGCTTATTCAGACAGCCCTATGAATGTTCATATCCAAGTGGATGGACAAAACCAATGTTGCCCTAACTCGTACCGGGAGGAGCCTTTGGGTATTCATGCGGCTTGTTGCCATTCTGTGGAAGTGCCAATGTTAGAGTCCTCTACTCCCCTCTCTGAAATCAATACCAGTGATGATGAATCTTTACTTCTTTGCtaa